One window from the genome of Candidatus Auribacterota bacterium encodes:
- a CDS encoding dual specificity protein phosphatase family protein produces the protein MPSNFFWFSSNMIAGMERPGSHCSIEDDLAFLKRAGIEIVISLTIDPLQRLAADRYDFELFHIPIADGAAPTIAQIEHFVSYLNYGLRDGKKMVVHCGAGYGRTGTMFACYLVNRGATAEGAIMEMRKKMPLAIENTQQEARIADYERYLNGRETRSE, from the coding sequence ATGCCGTCTAATTTCTTCTGGTTTTCAAGCAACATGATCGCGGGTATGGAGCGGCCGGGGAGCCACTGCTCCATCGAGGACGACCTCGCCTTTTTGAAGCGCGCGGGGATAGAGATTGTGATCTCCCTGACCATCGATCCGCTCCAGAGGCTCGCCGCCGACCGATACGATTTTGAGCTCTTCCATATTCCGATCGCCGATGGCGCCGCGCCCACCATCGCGCAGATCGAGCATTTCGTGAGCTACCTCAACTACGGTCTGCGCGACGGGAAAAAGATGGTCGTCCACTGCGGGGCGGGATACGGGAGGACGGGGACGATGTTTGCGTGCTACCTGGTCAACCGCGGCGCGACCGCTGAGGGGGCGATCATGGAGATGCGGAAGAAAATGCCGCTCGCGATCGAAAACACGCAGCAGGAGGCGCGGATCGCCGACTACGAACGCTACCTGAATGGGAGAGAAACCAGGAGCGAGTAG